A region of Candidatus Kaelpia imicola DNA encodes the following proteins:
- a CDS encoding virulence protein RhuM/Fic/DOC family protein, with amino-acid sequence MSSKKNNKGEILLYKNKIEVKLVEDTVWLTQKQIAQLFGTQRPAITKHLSNIFKNKELQKDSVCSILEHTANDGKIYRTKYYNLDAIISVGYRVSSTRATHFRIWATNVLKKHLIDGYTLNEKRLKLSEHKYRELQSALKLLDNVVQFKAISDEAKGIIQVITEYSRALDILDDYDHQRLSAPKGTKRSRFEITYQEARKIIDATKKRFKDYSLVGQEKDSSFKSSLSAIYQTFDGKDVYPTVEEKAAHLLYFVTKNHSFVDGNKRIAAAIFICFLQKNGILLRKDNTKRIDNNTLVALTIMIAASRPVEKDIMIKVVLNLLIYKGSGNEYY; translated from the coding sequence ATGAGCTCTAAAAAGAACAATAAGGGCGAGATCTTATTATATAAAAACAAAATTGAAGTTAAGCTGGTTGAGGATACAGTTTGGCTAACTCAAAAACAGATTGCTCAACTATTTGGAACCCAAAGACCTGCCATAACAAAACATTTGAGCAACATATTTAAAAACAAAGAGTTACAAAAAGATTCAGTATGTTCCATTTTGGAACATACTGCTAATGATGGCAAAATCTATCGCACAAAATATTACAACTTAGATGCTATAATCTCTGTTGGGTACCGTGTAAGCTCAACTCGTGCCACACATTTCCGTATTTGGGCGACAAATGTGCTTAAGAAACATTTAATAGATGGCTACACCCTCAATGAAAAAAGACTCAAACTATCAGAGCATAAATATAGAGAGTTGCAAAGCGCTTTAAAACTCTTAGATAATGTTGTTCAATTTAAAGCTATATCCGATGAAGCAAAGGGCATTATTCAGGTTATAACCGAATATTCACGTGCTCTTGATATATTAGATGATTATGACCACCAACGGCTCTCTGCTCCAAAAGGAACCAAGAGATCCAGGTTTGAAATCACCTACCAAGAAGCTAGAAAGATAATTGATGCTACGAAGAAGAGATTCAAAGACTATAGCTTAGTGGGGCAGGAAAAAGATAGTAGTTTTAAAAGCTCTTTAAGCGCAATATATCAGACTTTTGATGGAAAAGATGTCTATCCGACTGTTGAAGAGAAAGCAGCACACCTACTTTACTTTGTAACCAAAAACCATAGCTTTGTGGATGGCAACAAACGTATAGCTGCAGCTATCTTTATCTGTTTCCTGCAGAAGAATGGAATACTTCTTAGGAAAGATAATACAAAACGCATTGATAACAACACTCTTGTTGCCTTAACAATTATGATTGCTGCAAGTAGGCCGGTAGAAAAAGATATTATGATCAAAGTGGTATTGAATTTATTGATTTATAAAGGCAGCGGCAATGAGTATTATTAA
- a CDS encoding SIMPL domain-containing protein (The SIMPL domain is named for its presence in mouse protein SIMPL (signalling molecule that associates with mouse pelle-like kinase). Bacterial member BP26, from Brucella, was shown to assemble into a channel-like structure, while YggE from E. coli has been associated with resistance to oxidative stress.): MRIGELKNIQIIILGLCIVCATVFSTVILSKGVIQVKKLTEEIIEVSGSAEKDIISDYIVWKSEFRRRDIELKDAYAQLKDDLKKVKAYLLLKGIKENEIVVSQVKNATLYKKTEEGHNTNEIEGYLVAQEIEVRSYDVNKITDISRQSTELLDQGIEFMSDSPEYFYTNLSDLKIEMLARATENAKERAIRIAASTGNKIGVIRSAKMGTFQINPINSYDVSWYGNHDTSSLEKKVIAIVHAKFGVE, translated from the coding sequence ATGCGGATAGGAGAGCTGAAAAACATTCAAATCATCATCTTAGGGCTATGTATTGTCTGTGCTACGGTGTTTTCAACAGTAATTTTATCAAAAGGCGTTATTCAGGTAAAGAAGCTTACTGAAGAGATAATTGAAGTATCAGGTTCGGCTGAAAAAGATATAATATCTGATTATATAGTATGGAAATCTGAGTTTAGAAGACGTGATATAGAGCTAAAGGACGCTTATGCACAGCTTAAAGATGATCTTAAAAAGGTAAAAGCATATCTATTGTTAAAAGGTATTAAAGAAAACGAGATAGTAGTCTCCCAGGTTAAAAATGCTACTTTATATAAGAAGACAGAAGAAGGGCATAACACAAATGAGATAGAAGGCTATTTAGTAGCTCAAGAGATTGAAGTAAGATCATACGATGTTAATAAGATAACTGATATCTCCCGTCAGTCTACAGAGCTCTTAGATCAAGGCATAGAGTTTATGTCAGACTCTCCTGAGTATTTCTATACCAACTTATCAGACCTAAAGATTGAAATGCTGGCTCGCGCTACAGAGAACGCTAAAGAGAGAGCCATAAGAATAGCGGCTTCAACAGGAAATAAGATAGGTGTAATACGCTCAGCAAAGATGGGGACATTCCAGATAAACCCTATAAACTCCTATGATGTATCCTGGTATGGCAATCATGATACTTCATCGTTAGAAAAGAAAGTAATAGCTATAGTCCATGCTAAGTTTGGGGTAGAGTAA